A genomic stretch from Plasmodium reichenowi strain SY57 chromosome 4, whole genome shotgun sequence includes:
- a CDS encoding hypothetical protein (conserved Plasmodium protein, unknown function~part of same gene as PRSY57_0416400B~gap found within coding sequence), with translation MHVPSTYLPLYSYQNFFRKNIEPKYSLNPFGNMEILSNIPQYNTHHCSAFNTDINYDNNSCINMNKNNSLNVPYKMERPKTNNACYYNTNYFPMINGSKNNNMENVANVANVVNYKLFLEDSVKKESYMSTFTSTTSKSLNDISYINNEKKNKQKKEKKYNIPCNIYIERCRRVLIFDLDDTLIPTCWIRSYLYSKYTINCQKKTLSELKRDIRLNKNCNIESTLCALMHLAISLCHTVCIVTNARSDKWINTVKWLFPSFTKFIDKLHIPIIRTDQRNDPSAIKVFEYFRFWMDAKKKKFDQIVKQHCSIYNEYITNNINFISVGDTRFEEVATYELQLNNRDLIKKAFNIRVQSGLCLEGFVAQLKLIQVALSIITKGSYDFRYLALS, from the exons ATGCATGTACCATCCACATATTTACCCTTGTATAGCTATCAGAACttttttagaaaaaatattgaacCGAAATATAGTTTAAACCCCTTTGGCAATATGGAAATCTTAAGCAACATTCCTCAGTACAACACCCACCATTGTTCAGCATTCAATACAGATattaattatgataataattcttgtataaatatgaataaaaataattcattgAATGTTCCATATAAAATGGAAAGACCTAAAACGAATAACGCgtgttattataatacGAATTATTTCCCCATGATAAATGgtagtaaaaataataatatggaaaatGTTGCAAATGTTGCAAATGttgtaaattataaattatttctAGAAGATAGTGTAAAGAAAGAAAGTTACATGAGTACCTTTACATCTACGACATCAAAAAGtttaaatgatatatcatatataaataatgaaaaaaaaaataaacaaaaaaaagagaaaaaatataatataccatgtaatatatatatagaaagGTGTAGACGAgttttaatttttgatTTGGATGATACATTAATACCTACATGTTGGATAAgatcatatttatattcaaaatatacaataaattgtcaaaaaaaaacactGAGTGAATTAAAAAGAGATATAAggttaaataaaaattgtaataTAGAATCTACTTTATGTGCTCTTATGCATTTAGCTATATCATTATGTCACACTGTGTGTATAGTAACAAACGCAAGAAGTGATAAATGGATAAATACTGTTAAATGGTTGTTTCCTAGTTTTACAAAATTTATTGATAAATTACATATACCTATTATAAGAACAGATCAACGTAATGACCCATCAGCAATTAAAGTGTTTGAGTATTTCCGTTTTTGGATGGATGCAAAG AAGAAAAAGTTTGATCAGATTGTGAAACAACATTGTAGTATTTATAACGAATATATTACAAACAATATAAACTTTATATCAGTTGGGGATACACGTTTTGAAGAAGTGGCAacatat GAGTTGCAGTTAAATAATAGggatttaataaaaaaagcTTTTAATATTAGAGTTCAATCTGGGTTATGTCTCGAAGGTTTTGTAGCT CAATTAAAGCTTATACAAGTTGCATTATCAATCATTACCAAGGGTTCATATGATTTCAGATATTTGGCATTATCAT
- a CDS encoding hypothetical protein (conserved Plasmodium protein, unknown function) — translation MEKKRKKLHIKKKDVGKEKKKNDKLKNDVLKEKKPAKAPTILRWIDLLRSMKLTQLKKSIDEELNNYEINKNINDKLLLFLNDDLEEKQVLEKIDELKNSKMYTLVEMHTQNMNKLQEHFEEEIKKMFDIFEEDRKLLIQNRDSIVHNINLFYSRIEERDKLRKENLEKDENHTMNEIYKNYIAEKYIANYKYEKYNEEDNKIFDNLIIENKKILNEEYENYNIIEKKYEKNRKCLLSKEKEVHELEIKIDNWKIKLENEMKIYDIQTERLKNEKTQLLNHIRAIKLILQKLKHNDKQRLIDITTHSMKCINKLEENIALANKLINMDNLCRKFESEREKLMASINITTEKREEDDLTLEKKNEQVDNEISKNVYQAYLLEPFFKRKNKALLDIILLKKELRELKKKNKQYSKTIDELDNKLSFNKKVKIKKEDFVIRAS, via the exons AtggaaaagaaaagaaaaaaactTCATATTAAGAAGAAGGATGTtggaaaagaaaagaaaaagaatgACAAATTAAAG AATGATGTGctgaaagaaaaaaaaccTGCAAAGGCTCCAACCATTCTGAGATGGATAGACCTTCTGAGAAGCATGAag TTAACACAGCTAAAAAAGAGTATCGACGAGGAACTGAACAACTAcgaaataaataaaaacatcAACGACAAgttacttttatttttaaacgACGACTTAGAAGAAAAACAAgttttagaaaaaatagACGAACTAAAGAATAGTAAAATGTATACACTGGTAGAGATGCATACtcaaaatatgaataaattaCAAGAACATTTTGAAgaggaaataaaaaaaatgtttgATATATTTGAAGAAGACAGAAAACtattaatacaaaataGGGATAGTATAGTACATAacattaatttattttatagCCGT ATTGAAGAAAGAGATAAActaagaaaagaaaatcttgaaaaagatgaaaaCCATACTATGAAtgaaatttataaaaattatatagctgagaaatatattgctaattataaatatgaaaaatataatgaagaggataacaaaatatttgataatttaataattgagaataagaaaatattaaatgaagagtatgaaaattataatattattgaaAAGAAATATGAGAAAAACAGAAAGTGCCTTCTATctaaagaaaaagaa GTTCATGAATTGGAAATAAAAATCGATAACTGGAAAATCAAACTGGAGAATGAAATGaag ATATACGATATACAAACAGAACGATTGAAGAATGAAAAAACCCAACTGCTTAATCATATAAGGGCTATTAAGCTTATACTACAAAAGTtaaa ACACAACGACAAACAAAGGTTGATCGACATAACAACACACTCAAtgaaatgtataaataagTTGGAAGAAAATATAGCACTCGCTAATAAATTGATAAACATGGATAATTTATGCAG AAAGTTTGAAAGTGAAAGGGAAAAGCTCATGGCTTCTATTAACATAACAACGGAAAAAAGAGAAGAAGATGATCTTACGcttgaaaaaaaaaatgaacaagTTGAT aaCGAGATTAGTAAAAATGTTTACCAAGCTTATTTGCTTGAACCCTTTttcaaaagaaaaaataaggCCCTTTTAGATat AAtcttattaaaaaaagaattgcgagaattaaaaaaaaaaaataagcAGTACAGCAAAACCATTGACGAACttgataataaattaagTTTTAACAAGAAagtaaaaattaaaaaggaAGATTTTGTTATAAGAGCATCCTAA
- a CDS encoding hypothetical protein (conserved Plasmodium protein, unknown function), with protein sequence MKNQLGSSSVFKNSAIILCFPLSFSISRQSFFFFSYKSHVSIPHFFKKDSGGIIQAKQKKILFCEEGKILEKGTDVKYTLTNNIHNINEECLYKRLIKTYVDILFNSYKYPLHIQCLHILSKNLLKEKIRNVTQSKEHKRKIFSQTGDEYDVEDLNKFLVHINNLLSRNNCHDMDIKNKEMIVKKMNNFLNYKNVLYSLFTLEHNKIIFHYTENLLINDLQNCFINTYLNKNKDIYRFIKKYGHDNIYIYILEYAENIHILKKRFFLIKNLFFNKEM encoded by the exons ATGAAAAACCAATTAGGTTCCTCCTCAGTTTTTAAAAACTCCGctataatattatgttttCCCTTATCCTTTAGTATATCTCGTcaatcatttttttttttttcatataaaagTCATGTTTCAATTCCTCATTTCTTCAAAAAGGATTCCGGAGGGATAATTCAGGcaaaacaaaagaaaatattgTTTTGTGAAGAAGGGAAAATATTGGAGAAGGGGACAGatgtaaaatatacattaacaaacaatattcataatattaatgaagAATGTTTGTACAAAAGGTTGATAAAAACATATGTTGACATTCTTTTCAATTCTTATAAGTATCCTTTACACATACAGTGCTTACATATATTGA GTAAAAATTTGCTCAAGGAGAAAATAAGAAACGTTACACAGAGCAAAGAAcacaaaagaaaaattttttcGCAGACTGGTGATGAATATGATGTAGAGGACTTAAATAAATTTCTGgtacatattaataacCTTTTATCAAGAAATAATTGTCATGATAtggatataaaaaataaagaaatgatagtaaaaaaaatgaataattttttaaattataaaaatgtattatattctttatttaccttagaacataataaaataatatttcattacacagaaaatttattaataaatgatctgcaaaattgttttattaatacatatttaaataaaaataaagatatttatagattcataaagaaatatggacatgataatatatatatatatatactagAGTATGCtgaaaatatacatattttaaaaaaaagattttttcttatcaaaaatttattttttaacaaGGAAATGTAG
- a CDS encoding CGI-141 protein-like protein, producing MFDQNKTAGLLLLFLGVVFGCIGVFLFFDKFFLFMSNLLFLIGLYFLVGLTKIFRFFMNRKKTAGSVCFIIGFLLILFNRTFIGFLFQSYGLYRLFFSFLPNILNFIKYSPFSFILDLPGIKQVAEYISNYKKLPI from the coding sequence atgtttgATCAAAATAAGACAGCTGGTTTgttacttttatttttaggAGTAGTTTTTGGATGCATTGGagtatttttatttttcgataagttttttttgtttatgtctaatttattatttttaattggtttatattttttagtTGGATTAACCAAAATATTCAgattttttatgaatagaaaaaaaacagCAGGAAGTGTTTGTTTTATAATAGGCTTTCtcttaatattatttaatagaACATTTATTGGCTTCTTATTTCAATCATATGGATTGTATAGattattcttttcattcttaccaaatatattaaattttattaaatattctCCTTTTAGTTTTATATTAGATTTGCCGGGAATTAAGCAGGTCGCCGAATATATATCTAactataaaaaattaccaatatga
- a CDS encoding hypothetical protein (conserved Plasmodium protein, unknown function), translated as MKCRPVDTIFETSSFNKSKRKKLEFYDQKLNYFFENGIINYSLLEIVGECGTGKTQLALTICADELLNIYERRKKEKKKEKEKEKEKEKEKEKEKEKEKEKEKEKEKEKEKTNEQYDRDDKKRDIIFYIYVNRTFPIHRLIEIVESKIKQKKTNCYEYYNNTKEHHNKKSNGNNVYCEEDVINFEDMTHDERVPVDYYELKETEYLLKKNLVKSVLKNLYIYKINDEKDFFCLFEKDIFYILKYYNISILVIDSLNFIFRAMEEQFDSNKKKQFFIKISLLLKKIAYEHNFFVFLINSTNNKKDYLDFSYDTTNSMINSSCSNTVIYLKKIKTYNSIRRTMSIKYSEFLVKYKLMNFQITQEGFHISGEINK; from the exons ATGAAGTGTAGACCAGTTGACACGATATTTGAGActtcttcatttaataaaagtaaaag AAAAAAACTCGAATTTTATGATCAAAAGTTAAACTACTTCTTTGAAAATggtattataaattatagCCTTCTAGAAATCGTAGGAGAATGTGGAACCGGGAAAACACAACTTGCCCTTACCATATGTGCAGATGaacttttaaatatttacgaacgaagaaaaaaagagaaaaaaaaagagaaagaaaaagaaaaagagaaagaaaaagaaaaagaaaaagagaaagaaaaagaaaaagaaaaagagaaagaaaaagaaaaagagaaagaaaaaacgaatgaacaatatgatcgtgatgataaaaagagggatattattttttacatttatgTAAATAGGACTTTTCCTATACATAGGCTAATTGAAATTGTTGAATccaaaataaaacaaaaaaaaacaaattgTTATGAATactataataatacaaagGAACATCATAACAAAAAATCGAACGGGAATAATGTGTATTGCGAAGAGGATGTGATTAATTTTGAAGACATGACACATGATGAAAGAGTCCCCGTAGATTATTATGAATTGAAAGAAACTGAATAcctattaaaaaagaatcTTGTAAAAAgtgttttaaaaaatttatatatttataaaataaatgatgagaaagattttttttgtttatttgaaaaagatatcttttatattttaaaatattacaacATTTCTATTTTAGTCATTGATTCacttaattttatatttcgTGCTATGGAAGAGCAATTCGAtagtaataaaaagaaacaaTTTTTCATTAAGATATCCTTacttttgaaaaaaatagcCTATGAACATAATTTCTTTGTATTCTTAATTAATAGTACTAACAATAAAAAGGATTATCTTGATTTCTCTTATGACACAACTAATAGTATGATAAATTCTTCTTGTTCAAACACGGTCATATATCttaaaaagataaaaacatataattcTATTAGAAGAACCATGagtataaaatattcagAATTTCTGGTTAAATATAAGTTGATGAATTTTCAAATAACGCAAGAGGGCTTTCACATCAGTGGAGAgataaacaaataa